The Bacteroidales bacterium nucleotide sequence ATTGGTGTTTTTTTGCCATAATTTTGCTCTTTGAGCAACACCAAAGCGATGTTGTTCGTCAATTATTACAAGACCTAAATTTTTAAATTGTACAGTATTTTCAATTAAAGCGTGAGTACCTAAAATAATGTGTACCTCACCCTTTAAAAGACCGCTATGTATAGTTTTACGTTCTGAGGTTTTTGATGAACCTGTTAATAGTTCAATCCGAATAGGTAAGTTTTTACATAGTTCATTAAGAGTAGCAAAATGTTGCTGAGCTAAAATCTCAGTAGGAGCCATTAAACATGCCTGATAACCATTATCGATTGCCATCAACATTGCCAAAAGAGCTACAACCGTTTTGCCGCTTCCAACATCTCCCTGTATGAGTCGGTTCATTTGCTTCCCTGAAGTTACATCTTTGCGTATGTCGCTTAGTACTTTAATTTGAGCTTGGGTAAGCTTAAAGGGCAATTGATGATATAATATTTTCGTGTAGTAATCTTTTTCTTTTGAAAATATAAAGCCGTTGATGTTGTTTAAACGATATTTTTTTAAACTTAAAATATTGAGCTGAATGTAAAATAACTCTTCGTATTTGAGTCGATATTGAGCCTTTTTTAACGTTTCGTAATTACTTGGAAAATGAATCTGTTGTAATGCTTCTTGTAAAGGGAGTAAGTTATTTTTATTTATTATTTCAATAGGAAGAGGATCTTGAATGAGTGAATAATATTGTTTAATTATGCTTTGTTGAATTTTTAATATGTTTTTTGAGTTTATTTGATGTTTCTTGAGTTTTTCAGGAATAGAATAATAAGGTTGTAACCCTTTATTTATGTTTTGTTCATAATTTATCCATAGTTCAATATCGGGGTGAGTAATATTAATGGAGCGATTAAATAATGTTGGCTTTCCTAAGATAACGATATTGGTATTTAAAGGTACTGATTTTTGAATCCATTGAAATGAATTAAACCAAATAAGCTCGATGGTTCCGGTATGGTCGGCAAAAATGCCAACCAATCGTTGAGCTTTACCATCACCCACTATTTTATAGTCGATTATTTTCCCTTTGAGCTGTACATAAGGAAGTTCTTCGTTTAATTCACTAATACTATAAAATTTGCTTCTATCGATATACTTATAAGGAAAAAAATAAAGCATGTCTTCAATAGTAAAAATATTCAAATACTTAGCAAAGAGTTCGGCACGTTTAGGTCCAACTCCAGTAACAAATTGAATATTATCGTTGATAGATGCCATTATTTTTGTATGCAAACTTACATTTTTTTACTCAATACTGAAAGCATATAAAATAAAAAAGAGGCTGACTTAATCTGAAGTCAGCCTCTTTTTTATTATTGTAAGTTTAACGAATTACCGATACTGCACCCGATTTGATATGTTCAACATTGCTGGGGTCATAGTATTTAACTAACCAAGTATAGGTGCCAATGGGTACATCTTTGTTGTTTTTAGCTCTGCCGTCCCAACCATATTTAGGAGGATCGTTAGGATCGTATTTGTCGGTTTCGTAAATAATTTCACCCCAACGATCATATATATACATTTTAAAATTCTTGGATGTAATGCCATTGCCAACAACATAAAAAATATCATTCAAATCGTCATTATCAGGCGAAATATAGGTAGGAGCGTAGAATGTGTATTCATCACGAACAGGTACATAGCTTCGAGCTGTGTCTTTACAACCATAATTAGTAACAGCTATCAGTTCTGCCAAATAATTGCCAATATGATGATACCAGTGATATGGATTTTGAGCATTGGATGAATCGCCATCGCCAAATGCCCAAATATACATATCGGCATCGGCTGATAGATTTGTAAACAATACTTCTGGGTCAACAATACTGGGCACGAGTGGTGAAAAAATAAAGCGAGCATCGGGAGTTGGATATACGCGAATCATGTCTTGGTATGTGTATGAGTTTATACATCCATGAGGACTGGTAATAGTTAGAGTAATATCATATAAACCATCGTTATTAAAAGTATGTACAGGGTTTTGGTCAAACGATATTTCACTTTGACTGCCATCTCCAAAGTTCCACTGATAGTTTTGACCGGGTGAGCTTACTTGTGGATGAAAAGTAACGGTTAGTGGTTCGCAACCGCTTACTATATCGGAGCTAAATTGTACTTCTGGTAAAGGATGTACGGTTATATAAACAGAATCATGGGCAACAGAACCGCAAACATCTTTTACATAAAGCATGTAATAGCCCGATTCTTGAGGATAAATGCTTACGGGTGGGGTAACTACTGTTCCGTCTGGCAATGTAATTAAATAGGGTGGACCACCTCCAGCATACATATTGGGGGTAAGTTGTACTTCTTGACCCGGACAAACAGCCATTGGAGAGGCCGTTACATCTACAACCAGTGGTGAAGAAACAGTTATATTAATGTTTACGGTATTGCTCGTGCATCCATGTG carries:
- the recG gene encoding ATP-dependent DNA helicase RecG, yielding MASINDNIQFVTGVGPKRAELFAKYLNIFTIEDMLYFFPYKYIDRSKFYSISELNEELPYVQLKGKIIDYKIVGDGKAQRLVGIFADHTGTIELIWFNSFQWIQKSVPLNTNIVILGKPTLFNRSINITHPDIELWINYEQNINKGLQPYYSIPEKLKKHQINSKNILKIQQSIIKQYYSLIQDPLPIEIINKNNLLPLQEALQQIHFPSNYETLKKAQYRLKYEELFYIQLNILSLKKYRLNNINGFIFSKEKDYYTKILYHQLPFKLTQAQIKVLSDIRKDVTSGKQMNRLIQGDVGSGKTVVALLAMLMAIDNGYQACLMAPTEILAQQHFATLNELCKNLPIRIELLTGSSKTSERKTIHSGLLKGEVHIILGTHALIENTVQFKNLGLVIIDEQHRFGVAQRAKLWQKNTNEPHVLVMTATPIPRTLAMTVYGDLDVSIIDELPPGRKPIKTVHLTDSKRLTLFKFLKEQIALGRQIYVVFPLIKESETFDYKDLEDGYESYSREFPPPQYFIAVVHGQMKPQDKELSMKYFVEGKAQIMIATTVIEVGVNVPNASVMVIESAERFGLSQLHQLRGRVGRGNEQSYCILMTKQELSKEARQRIAIMVESNDGFYIAEKDLELRGPGDIEGTQQSGMPFELKIASLTFDEPIMNLARSDAQHVLNNNNFLSEFPMLANKLKKLKNEKIDWSKIS